A stretch of Sphingomonas sp. JUb134 DNA encodes these proteins:
- the cobT gene encoding nicotinate-nucleotide--dimethylbenzimidazole phosphoribosyltransferase — MSGFFASAEAFEAALGSLRSIDAAARDAAAARQDVLTKPPGSLGRLEEIALFLAGWQGRERPRIDRGRVAIFAGNHGVAARGVSAFPSEVTAQMVANFEAGGAAINSLARAAGLELVVVPIELGRPTKDFVEAPAMSAEECLAALNLGAAVVEPDLDLLVLGEMGIGNSTAAAALAAASFGGGARDWVGPGTGVHGSALEAKVAAVDAALTRHTKAASGAFDILRRLGGREIAAIAGAVLAARQAGVPVLLDGFICCSGVAPLAATNPDIVGHCLAGHCSAEPGHARLLDRLKLSPILSLGMRLGEGSGAAVAAGVVRAAIATHDQMASFAEAGVSEA; from the coding sequence ATGAGCGGCTTCTTCGCTTCGGCCGAAGCGTTCGAAGCGGCGTTAGGAAGCCTTCGGAGCATCGATGCGGCAGCGCGCGATGCTGCTGCCGCCCGTCAAGACGTCCTCACCAAGCCACCCGGATCCCTGGGCAGGCTGGAGGAGATCGCGCTATTTCTCGCCGGGTGGCAGGGACGCGAGCGTCCTCGGATCGACCGGGGGCGGGTGGCGATCTTCGCGGGCAACCATGGCGTGGCGGCCCGAGGCGTGAGTGCCTTTCCGTCCGAAGTTACGGCGCAGATGGTCGCCAACTTCGAAGCCGGAGGCGCCGCCATCAATTCCTTGGCCCGTGCCGCCGGGCTGGAACTGGTCGTCGTCCCGATCGAGCTCGGCCGCCCGACGAAGGACTTCGTCGAAGCGCCGGCCATGTCCGCCGAGGAGTGCCTCGCGGCGCTCAATCTGGGCGCCGCGGTGGTCGAGCCGGATCTCGACCTGCTCGTGCTGGGCGAGATGGGCATCGGCAACTCGACGGCGGCGGCCGCATTGGCGGCAGCGAGCTTCGGCGGCGGCGCGCGGGATTGGGTGGGGCCGGGTACCGGCGTCCACGGTAGTGCACTCGAAGCCAAGGTCGCGGCAGTCGACGCCGCCCTGACCCGTCACACGAAGGCGGCCTCGGGTGCCTTTGACATTCTTCGGCGCTTGGGCGGGCGGGAGATCGCCGCCATCGCCGGAGCGGTGCTCGCGGCACGGCAGGCAGGCGTTCCCGTGCTGCTCGACGGCTTCATCTGCTGTTCCGGCGTGGCTCCGCTTGCGGCGACCAACCCGGACATCGTCGGGCATTGCCTCGCCGGTCATTGCTCGGCCGAGCCCGGTCATGCGCGGCTTCTCGATCGGCTGAAGCTCAGTCCGATCCTTTCCTTGGGGATGCGATTGGGGGAGGGGAGCGGTGCTGCGGTGGCAGCAGGCGTGGTGCGTGCCGCGATCGCGACCCACGATCAGATGGCGAGCTTTGCCGAGGCAGGCGTTTCCGAGGCGTGA
- a CDS encoding histidine phosphatase family protein, with protein MTAPIDLHLMRHGEPALAGRLLGSTDCEVLPDGVRACRSAAAGLAIRQVVASDLRRSVDCATAIAADHEVPLGLDGRWRELDFGHWDGRSPEEVDAAALRAFWDDPDGAPPPGGERWSTLLARVAQALEGVADGSLIVTHAGAMRAALVAACGFDRRQSWAFDLPYACVLSLRLWRGEAPAAQILALRP; from the coding sequence GTGACGGCGCCGATCGATCTTCACCTGATGCGCCACGGCGAGCCGGCGCTTGCCGGCCGGCTGCTTGGCAGCACGGATTGTGAAGTTCTCCCCGACGGGGTGCGGGCATGCCGTTCTGCTGCGGCCGGGTTGGCCATCCGGCAGGTGGTCGCGTCCGATCTGCGCCGCTCGGTGGACTGCGCCACGGCGATCGCGGCGGATCACGAGGTACCGCTGGGCCTCGATGGACGGTGGCGGGAACTCGATTTCGGACATTGGGACGGACGGAGCCCGGAAGAGGTGGACGCTGCGGCTCTCCGCGCGTTCTGGGACGATCCGGATGGCGCGCCGCCTCCCGGTGGCGAGCGCTGGTCGACGCTCCTCGCGCGCGTCGCCCAGGCGCTAGAAGGGGTCGCGGACGGCAGCCTGATCGTTACTCATGCGGGCGCCATGCGGGCGGCTCTGGTAGCGGCCTGCGGCTTCGACCGGCGTCAGAGTTGGGCCTTCGACCTGCCTTATGCCTGTGTTCTCTCGCTACGCCTCTGGCGCGGTGAGGCACCCGCGGCGCAGATCCTGGCACTGCGCCCATGA
- a CDS encoding DUF1636 domain-containing protein: MLKPAVSGPAIVACNTCRVPGEGQAGDSGKRSGARLVEALRAVQASDPAYEAVAVEEMPCLFACGDSCTVHLRAPEKVGYVLGRFTPDEGAARAILDYAVLYAESDGGQVPYRDWPEGVKGHFLTRMPPAGFVVA; the protein is encoded by the coding sequence ATCCTGAAGCCAGCGGTCAGCGGGCCGGCGATCGTCGCGTGCAACACCTGCCGCGTGCCCGGTGAGGGCCAGGCCGGCGACAGCGGCAAGCGAAGCGGTGCCCGCCTGGTCGAGGCACTGCGGGCCGTGCAGGCGAGCGACCCTGCCTACGAGGCCGTGGCAGTCGAGGAGATGCCCTGCCTGTTCGCCTGCGGAGATTCCTGCACCGTGCATCTGCGCGCGCCGGAGAAGGTCGGCTATGTGCTCGGGCGCTTCACGCCGGACGAGGGTGCGGCACGTGCTATCCTGGACTACGCAGTCCTGTATGCAGAGAGCGACGGCGGCCAGGTGCCCTATCGCGACTGGCCGGAAGGTGTGAAGGGGCACTTCCTCACGCGCATGCCGCCCGCCGGCTTCGTGGTGGCATGA
- the cobS gene encoding adenosylcobinamide-GDP ribazoletransferase, with the protein MKGLLLALGFLTRLPVPSGSADPPAFAAAIRCYPIVGLVVGALVAGAGWLGSLTDPWVGALAALACWVGVTGALHLDGLADVADGVGAAHGDRSRLIAVMADPRVGSFGVVAIVLQLLAKLVLLHGAAGVGWLPVVLVPFAARMGPLAWARCVRPLKPAGLGATVASAVRARDLWGWAAVLAAACVAVPSLIVAPLLIAAAAAWFRHRLGGVTGDAHGAGIELVETGLLVALVTIGQD; encoded by the coding sequence ATGAAGGGGCTGCTGCTCGCCCTCGGCTTCCTCACCCGCCTGCCGGTTCCGTCGGGGTCTGCCGACCCCCCGGCGTTCGCGGCCGCGATCCGCTGCTACCCGATCGTGGGGCTGGTGGTGGGGGCGCTCGTTGCCGGGGCGGGGTGGCTCGGAAGCCTCACCGACCCCTGGGTCGGCGCGCTTGCGGCGCTCGCCTGCTGGGTCGGTGTCACGGGCGCGCTGCATCTCGACGGCCTTGCCGATGTTGCTGACGGAGTCGGTGCCGCGCACGGCGATCGTAGTCGTCTGATCGCCGTCATGGCCGATCCCCGTGTCGGAAGCTTCGGCGTCGTCGCGATCGTGTTGCAGCTGCTGGCGAAGCTGGTGCTGCTTCATGGCGCGGCGGGGGTCGGATGGCTTCCGGTCGTGCTGGTGCCGTTTGCCGCCCGCATGGGCCCGCTCGCTTGGGCCCGCTGCGTCCGGCCGCTCAAGCCGGCTGGGCTGGGCGCAACCGTGGCCTCGGCGGTCCGCGCGCGGGATCTGTGGGGCTGGGCGGCCGTGTTGGCGGCCGCCTGCGTCGCAGTGCCTTCCCTGATCGTCGCGCCGCTGCTGATCGCGGCTGCTGCGGCCTGGTTCCGGCACCGCCTGGGCGGTGTCACCGGCGACGCGCATGGAGCGGGGATCGAACTGGTGGAAACTGGATTGCTGGTGGCGCTAGTGACGATCGGCCAGGACTGA